Sequence from the Oikeobacillus pervagus genome:
CAAAAATGGCTTTATTTACTTGCATGGCCATTTCTTGAAAAGCAGAATAAACATCATCAATATTTGCGAAATAATCCGGATGATCAAAGTCAATATTCGTCATAATCGCATAATCAGGGAAATAGGAAAGAAAGTGGCGACGATATTCACAGGCCTCAAAGACAAAATAGGTCGCATCCTTCTCACCTTTTCCCGTACCGTCACCTATAAGAAAAGAAGTCGGTTTGGCGCCACTTATTACATGGGATAATAACCCTGTTGTCGACGTTTTTCCATGTGAACCTGTTACGGCCACACTGATGAATTTCTTTATAAAATCACCTAAAAAGGTATGGTATCGAACGACAGGAATCCCTAGCTTTATTGCTTCATCAATTTCTTCATGTGTGTCCGGAAAAGCATTGCCAGCAATGACAATCATACCAGGCTTGATATTAGATCTTTGAAAAGGCAGGATTGGAATTCCATTTTCCTCTAACGCTTTTTGAGTAAAGAAATATTTTTCTACATCAGAACCTTGGACATCATAATCCATTTGATAAAGAATTTGTGCAAGGGCACTCATTCCCGAACCTTTTATTCCTACAAAATGATATATTGACATAATAGAACCTCCAACAATCGTCTATCTGTTCTGTAAGCAGTATATGTACAGAAGTGAATTTTGCCATTTATGGATGGGACACGTACTCCATGTATCATCCAATTATTATAGCATTATTTTTCATTATCGCGAATTTATTGAAAACATGAACATATTGCATTCAAAAATAAGCGCTTTTCCTTAAAAAATCGGCCATTTCTTTATACAAAATAGCCATGTCTATTAGTTATCAAAAAATATATTAGAATGGATTGAATTGCTAATTGCCTGCTTCAACAGGAAACCATTCATTTCTCATCCACTTTCTCTAGCCTTGAATTCGGACGATGTCTTATTCCTGCTTTTGCTTGATGCTGGTTATTGCGAGGAACGAGATCTCCTGTGAATCCTATATGAACTCTTAATAAATTACTTCCAACCCCACAAACATCTAAAAAGATACTTTCCTTTTAAATTCTTTAATTTGCGGGTCAAACTTAAACGTTTCGTTTGTCAAACGTTTTAATTTCCCTGCCCCTTTAATTCCATCTCCTTCATAGCCTAAAGCTCCCCACTCAATCATCCTTTCTTTCTATTCTTTTTGGTTTTCGTACTCTTATTTCTATTTAATAAATTAACATTTTTAAATAACAGTATAAAGCATACCACGGAAATTTAGAATGCACTAGTGTCATTCATTTCCGCTAATTCCTCTAAAGAAATAAGCACATCCCTCGGTTTTCCCGCTCTCTGTTCTGAAACAATTCCCTGCGCCTCCATTATTTCTATTAATCTAGCTGCCCGATTATATCCTATATGAAATCGTCTTTGTAGTAGGGAGGTTGATGCTCCGCCTTGTTGGATAACAAATTCACATGCCTCCATAAAAAGCTCATCTTCTTCCTCTTGTACAATCGCTTTTTGTAAAAGTTCTTCTTGTTGAAATAAATAATGAGGCTCAAGCTGGTTTCGAACATGTTCTACGACTGTATCGATTTCATCATCTGATACAAAGGTTCCTTGCAATCGTAATGATTGTGATGACCCATTATTTAGGAACAGCATATCTCCTCTTCCTAAAAGTTTTTCCGCTCCACCACTATCCAAAATGGTCCGCGAATCTGCCTGGGAAGAAACGGAGAAAGCGATTCTCGTTGGAATATTCGCTTTAATTAATCCTGTTATTACATCCACCGATGGCCGCTGAGTAGCCACAATCAAGTGAATTCCACACGCACGAGCTTTTTGGGCAATCCGACAAATCGCTTCCTCCACCTCAGCAGGTGACATCATCATTAAATCTGCTAATTCATCAATAACAATGACAATATACGGTAAATATTCAGACTTATTCCCTTTTTTCTCGACTTTTTCATTATATCGTTTTAGATCACGAGCACCTGAATGGGCAAATAATTCATATCGTCTATCCATTTCTTCTACAGCCCATTTTAAGGCGGCAGTTGCTACTTTTACATCGGTAATAACCGGACTGACTAAATGTGGGATGCCATTATACGGCGCAAGTTCTACCATTTTCGGATCAATTAACATCAACTTTAATTGCCGTGGAGATACTTTATATAACAAGCTTACTAATAAGGAGTTAATACAAACACTCTTACCAGACCCTGTAGCCCCTGCAATTAAACCGTGTGGCATTTTCCTTAAATCTGTAATGATCGGTTCTCCTGAAATATCTAAACCAAGAGCAACCGTTAGAGGAGAATCACTCTTCGTAAATACAGGACTTTCAATGATTTCCCTTATAAGTACTGGACGGCTTTCTTTATTTGGAACTTCAATTCCGATCGTATGCTTTCCAGGAATAGGTGCTTCCATTCGAATATCTTTTGCGGCCAAACTTAATTTAATATCATCAATTAAATTTGTAATTTTATTTACTTTCACACCCGGCTCAGGCTGAACTTCAAATCGTGTAACAGATGGTCCTTCCGTTACATTAACTACATTGGCCTTCACATTGAAATTCTTTAAAGTCCGATCCAATACTTCCATTTGCTCGGCAATCCATCGGTTATCAGAATTTTTTTCGATTGGAGGATTTAAAAAATCGAAAGAAGGGTACTGATAATCTTCATGCTTTTCTTTCTCTTCTTCTTTAACGAGCTCCTCTTTGGTCTGTTTGGCCTCTTTCTCTTTCATTTGATTCAGCTGTTGCTTTCGTTCGAAATAGCGTTTATCTTGTTTTAACATCAGCACATTAAACGGAAGATGTGTCCGTTTTTTAGCCGGTTTCTCTTCATTTGCAACGGCTTTCTGCTCTTCCTTATTTGTCGATTCCTCTGTATGTACAGCCGTTTGCTCTTGTTCGATATTAGACTTCTCAACTGGCTCCTCTTTCATTTCGAATTCATGATCCTGTTGTTCCACCTCAGGAAGATGTTCTTCAGGTGTTTCATCTATAGCCTCATTGATTTCATTTTCTTTCTCTAGCTTTACGGACTCATTGATTTCGTGTTCTTTCTCTAGTTTTGCAGATTCACTGATGTGAGAAGGTTCATGCCCCGAAGGATCCTCAACCACGTGAATCTCGACAGAATCTTGATGAATTTCTTCAATCCCTTCTAATCCTCGTTCCTTTCCTTCTTTGTCAGTCACATACGTTTCCTCTAGGTCAGAATCGTCGATTGATTCCTTTTCTTCTAATGAGGAATCTAAAGAATCTATTAAGTCCTCCACTTCCTTTATGGTAGAAAGGCCGTCCGATTTTTGGATTTCTTCTTGCTTATCCATTAAAATCCCCTCATTTTGTTCCAAGTCATAACGGGATAAAGTCTCTTCTGTTTTTTTCGTTTGTCTTTCCTCTTGATCAGTCGAAACAACCGGTTCCTTTTCCGTTAATTGCTGAGTGGAAAGCGTCGCAGCCATTTCTTCTGCAACCTGCTTTTGAATAAGTTCTTCTTTTCTACTTTTATGATCTAGGTGATTTTTCCTTAAGAATGAATCTTTTAATTCATATTCAGTTTGCTCTTTCTGTTTTTTTAAATTATTTTTATGAAAGCCATAAATCGGGGAAGGAATTTCAGTTGGACGAAATGGTTTTTTCGAACGGAATTCCTTTTGTTTTGGCTTATTTGGCAGAGCTGTATTTGTCTTCTTTATTTTCCGTGTTTCTTGTGAATATAATGGGGCCACCTGTTCCTCTACGCCTGATTGTTGTCTCTTTCTGCGTGCAGAACGTTCTTTTTTATCGTCTGGAATGACCGGAAATCGAAAATTCCCTTTCGGATATTGAAATACCATGCGCGCTTCTACATCATTTGAACGATGCTTTTCTTGATGTTCGTGATGATTCGAGTCATCATGGCCATTCCTGACATTTTCTTGTTCAAAATCCTCGCTTTCGTCTTCATGACGAGATCTATTAAATAAATTTTTAAACCAATTCAACACTATCACTCTTTCTTATTTTAGAGAATCATTTACTGCCACCCTTAAAGCGGGTAGCCTAGCCAGGCTAAGCCACAGGACGTGGCGTTCTTTAACGTGGCAAGTTCAACTAACATTCAGTGAGAAAAAAAGCTCACTGAATAAAATTGCACTTTATATTTTAACAGTTGACGAAACGTTTCGATAGGGAAATTCATGATGGGAAAAAAGATAGAAAAAATCCGAACTCGACAAAAAATATTATCGGTTCGGATTTAATCGCTTTAAATCAGTCATCTACATTGATCGTGATCCCTGTTCTATTTCGATAAAAGCGTACATTATACCTGCTTACTTTTTATTTTTTCCGGTTTTTTGCCATAATAAAAATCGGTTCTAATTCTCCATTTTCATAAATAAATGGCAATGCTGTAATTGGAACAGCACCATTTGTAAAGAAACTCATCGTCATTTGAGCAAGAATATCATATCCTGTTTCATTGCGGATATCTCCTATAATCAATACATCCGCATGGGGAACAGCGACAGTCATATCCCCTTCAATAGTTAGACTTATTTCCTTCAAAAACTTTTCATTCAGTATTCGACTTGCATCATAGCCATCATTTGTATTTAAAAAATAAAATAGATTACCAGCTACCTCGTCCTTCTTAAGTGAAGATGGCAATGAACGAACATTAAATTTGGCCATCTCACGAATATGATCTGCCTTCCATTTCTCTTTATTGATCAACTGCTCATCGATCAATCGATAAGTTGTGCCTAAATCTAGTGCATAATAAATTCTTGTTTCCGCTGTATGTTCATCAAATAAAAAAGCGACCCCTTCACTTGATTCCTTTGGAAAAGAACGAGAGCGAATAACCGGAAAGATTTTTTTCTCCCGGTCTTTAAGTATAGGATCTGTCCCCATGACTTCTATGGCTTCATCCACATAATAAACGGTTTCTTCAATAGCCTTTTCTTTTTTTCTGTGCCATTTGGCAATGATACCTGGAAGAGAGATGTCAATCCCCTTACCTGTTATTTTATTTTCAATACGCAACACATCATTTTTTCGATCAAAGCTGAAAATACGATTTTCTTTTTTCAATCGATTTTCCAGCTCTTTTCTCATTGATTTCGTATCCATTTTCCCTCTCCTTCTCTATTTCGACTGGAATAAAGGAAACACGAGCGAGGTAGTCCATGAGCTGATGTTGACTTATCGTAGGGCTGTTCATTGTTTATTTATTTAGGCTTTCAAGAAATTGTTCGATTTCTTCTCTTGATTTGCGGTCCTTACTTACAAATCTCCCCAACTCTTGCCCATGATCATAGGCAAGAAAGCTCGGAATCCCAAACACATCTAGTTCTCCACATAAATCAATAAAATCATCACGATCAACATAAATAAATGTAAACTGTGAATAACTTTCCTCAATCTCTGGTAAAAACGGTTTAATGACTTGACAATCTGGACACCAATCCGCTGTAAATAAGAATATGTATTTTCCACTATTTTTTAAAGTTGAGAATTCTTCAATAGACTTTAATTTTTCCATTTTATTTCCCTCCAGTTTCAATGGCCATTTGACCATACTTAATCCATCCCATTTTTCTCATCCATTCGGATATGATTAAGCTTATCACAAGTGGACCAATAAAATGAAGGATGAGAACTTTCAATAAAATCTCCCCACTAAACCCCATAACAGTAAATGTCATGATCTGGCCAACTAATCCACTTGTCCCCATTCCTGCTCCTGCGGCATTATTTAGCATCGGCCAAATGGTCGTCCCAATTGGAGCTAATATTGCCCCTGCTACTGTCGGTGGAATCAGAATAAGTGGGCTTCTGACAATGTTCGGTACTTGCAACATCGAAGTCCCTAAGCCTTGTGCTATAAAGCCCCCAAGTTTGTTTTCCCGATAACTACTAATCGCAAAACCAATCATTTGGGCACTACACCCA
This genomic interval carries:
- a CDS encoding DNA translocase FtsK, with amino-acid sequence MNWFKNLFNRSRHEDESEDFEQENVRNGHDDSNHHEHQEKHRSNDVEARMVFQYPKGNFRFPVIPDDKKERSARRKRQQSGVEEQVAPLYSQETRKIKKTNTALPNKPKQKEFRSKKPFRPTEIPSPIYGFHKNNLKKQKEQTEYELKDSFLRKNHLDHKSRKEELIQKQVAEEMAATLSTQQLTEKEPVVSTDQEERQTKKTEETLSRYDLEQNEGILMDKQEEIQKSDGLSTIKEVEDLIDSLDSSLEEKESIDDSDLEETYVTDKEGKERGLEGIEEIHQDSVEIHVVEDPSGHEPSHISESAKLEKEHEINESVKLEKENEINEAIDETPEEHLPEVEQQDHEFEMKEEPVEKSNIEQEQTAVHTEESTNKEEQKAVANEEKPAKKRTHLPFNVLMLKQDKRYFERKQQLNQMKEKEAKQTKEELVKEEEKEKHEDYQYPSFDFLNPPIEKNSDNRWIAEQMEVLDRTLKNFNVKANVVNVTEGPSVTRFEVQPEPGVKVNKITNLIDDIKLSLAAKDIRMEAPIPGKHTIGIEVPNKESRPVLIREIIESPVFTKSDSPLTVALGLDISGEPIITDLRKMPHGLIAGATGSGKSVCINSLLVSLLYKVSPRQLKLMLIDPKMVELAPYNGIPHLVSPVITDVKVATAALKWAVEEMDRRYELFAHSGARDLKRYNEKVEKKGNKSEYLPYIVIVIDELADLMMMSPAEVEEAICRIAQKARACGIHLIVATQRPSVDVITGLIKANIPTRIAFSVSSQADSRTILDSGGAEKLLGRGDMLFLNNGSSQSLRLQGTFVSDDEIDTVVEHVRNQLEPHYLFQQEELLQKAIVQEEEDELFMEACEFVIQQGGASTSLLQRRFHIGYNRAARLIEIMEAQGIVSEQRAGKPRDVLISLEELAEMNDTSAF
- a CDS encoding DUF1444 domain-containing protein; the encoded protein is MDTKSMRKELENRLKKENRIFSFDRKNDVLRIENKITGKGIDISLPGIIAKWHRKKEKAIEETVYYVDEAIEVMGTDPILKDREKKIFPVIRSRSFPKESSEGVAFLFDEHTAETRIYYALDLGTTYRLIDEQLINKEKWKADHIREMAKFNVRSLPSSLKKDEVAGNLFYFLNTNDGYDASRILNEKFLKEISLTIEGDMTVAVPHADVLIIGDIRNETGYDILAQMTMSFFTNGAVPITALPFIYENGELEPIFIMAKNRKK
- a CDS encoding thioredoxin family protein; translation: MEKLKSIEEFSTLKNSGKYIFLFTADWCPDCQVIKPFLPEIEESYSQFTFIYVDRDDFIDLCGELDVFGIPSFLAYDHGQELGRFVSKDRKSREEIEQFLESLNK